One Phocaeicola dorei genomic region harbors:
- a CDS encoding DUF3467 domain-containing protein, whose translation MENEKNNNQLQIELKEEVAQGTYANLAIITHSSSEFIVDFVRVMPGLPKAGVQSRIVLTPEHAKRLMYALQENVAKYERNFGPIRMPEEMNGGNNGPDGKTFIPPISGFKGEA comes from the coding sequence ATGGAAAACGAAAAAAATAATAATCAGTTGCAGATAGAGTTGAAAGAAGAAGTAGCTCAAGGAACGTATGCAAATCTTGCCATTATCACCCATTCCAGTTCGGAATTTATTGTTGATTTTGTGCGTGTAATGCCGGGATTGCCCAAAGCTGGAGTGCAGTCACGTATTGTACTGACCCCTGAACATGCAAAACGTTTGATGTATGCATTACAGGAGAATGTTGCAAAATACGAACGTAATTTTGGACCTATTCGAATGCCGGAAGAAATGAATGGGGGAAATAATGGACCGGATGGAAAAACATTCATTCCTCCTATAAGCGGATTTAAAGGGGAGGCATAA
- the rpoC gene encoding DNA-directed RNA polymerase subunit beta' — translation MAFRKETKIKSNFSKISIGLASPEEILENSSGEVLKPETINYRTYKPERDGLFCERIFGPVKDYECHCGKYKRIRYKGIVCDRCGVEVTEKKVRRERMGHIQLVVPVAHIWYFRSLPNKIGYLLGLPTKKLDAIVYYERYVVIQPGVKAEDGINKYDLLSEEEYLDILDTLPKENQYLEDTDPNKFIAKMGAEAIYDLLSTLDLDALSYELRHKASNDSSQQRKNEALKRLQVVESFRASRGRNKPEWMIVRIVPVIPPELRPLVPLDGGRFATSDLNDLYRRVIIRNNRLKRLIEIKAPEVILRNEKRMLQEAVDSLFDNSRKSSAVKTDANRPLKSLSDSLKGKQGRFRQNLLGKRVDYSARSVIVVGPELKMGECGIPKLMAAELYKPFIIRKLIERGIVKTVKSAKKIVDRKEPVIWDILEHVMKGHPVLLNRAPTLHRLGIQAFQPHMIEGKAIQLHPLACTAFNADFDGDQMAVHLPLSNDAILEAQMLMLQAHNILNPANGAPITVPAQDMVLGLYYITKLRKGAKGEGLTFYGPEEALIAYNEGKVDIHAIVNVVVKDLDKDGKIVDVMMKETSVGRVIVNEIVPAEVGYLNTIISKKSLRDIISDVIKAVGVARACEFLDGIKNLGYYMAFKGGLSFNLGDIIIPKEKEELVKRGNEEVEQIMMNYNMGFITDNERYNQVIDTWTHVNSDLSDILYKTIKNDDQGFNSVFMMLDSGARGSKEQIRQLSGMRGLMAKPQKAGAEGAQIIENPILSNFKEGLSVLEYFISTHGARKGLADTALKTADAGYLTRRLVDVSHDVIINEEDCGTLRGLVCTALKNNDEVIATLYERILGRVSVHDIVHPTTGKLIVAGGEEITEDIAQEIEDSPIESVEIRSVLTCESKKGVCAKCYGRNLASSRMVQKGEAVGVIAAQSIGEPGTQLTLRTFHAGGIAGNMAANASIVAKNNARLEFEELRTVDTVDEMGEAVKVVVGRLAEVRFIDVNTGIILSTHNVPYGSKLYAADGDIVEKGKLIAKWDPFNAVIITEATGKIEFESVVENVTYKVESDEATGLREIIIIESKDKTKVPSAHIVTEDGNLIRTYNLPVGGHVVVENGQAVKAGDIIVKIPRAVGKAGDITGGLPRVTELFEARNPSNPAVVSEIDGEITMGKIKRGNREIIVTSKTGEVKKYLVNLSKQILVQENDYVRAGTPLSDGAITPADILAIKGPTAVQEYIVNEVQDVYRLQGVKINDKHFEIIVRQMMRKVEIDEPGDTRFLEQQVVDKQEFMEENDRIWGKKVVVDAGDSQNLQPGQIVTARKLRDENSMLKRRDLKPVEVRDAIPATSTQILQGITRAALGTSSFMSAASFQETTKVLNEAAINGKVDRLEGMKENVICGHLIPAGTGQREFEKIIVGSKEEYDRILANRKNVLDYSEVE, via the coding sequence ATGGCTTTTAGAAAAGAAACTAAGATAAAGAGTAATTTCTCGAAAATCTCAATTGGCTTGGCTTCACCCGAAGAAATCCTTGAGAATTCGAGCGGTGAGGTGTTGAAGCCTGAAACGATCAACTACCGTACTTACAAACCGGAACGTGATGGTTTGTTCTGCGAGCGTATTTTCGGTCCGGTGAAAGATTACGAATGTCATTGCGGTAAGTACAAACGTATCCGTTATAAAGGTATTGTTTGTGACCGATGTGGCGTTGAAGTGACTGAAAAGAAGGTCCGTCGTGAACGTATGGGACATATTCAGTTAGTTGTGCCTGTAGCGCATATTTGGTATTTTCGTTCATTGCCGAACAAGATCGGTTATTTGTTGGGGCTGCCTACAAAGAAACTAGACGCTATTGTATATTATGAACGTTATGTGGTTATTCAGCCGGGTGTGAAGGCTGAAGATGGCATTAATAAATATGATTTGCTTTCTGAAGAAGAGTATTTGGATATCTTGGATACACTTCCTAAAGAAAACCAATATTTGGAAGATACAGATCCGAATAAGTTTATTGCTAAGATGGGGGCAGAAGCTATTTATGATCTGCTCTCAACTTTGGATTTGGATGCTTTATCTTATGAATTACGTCATAAAGCAAGTAATGATTCTTCGCAGCAACGTAAGAATGAGGCTTTGAAGCGTCTGCAGGTAGTTGAATCGTTCCGTGCATCTCGCGGACGTAATAAACCTGAATGGATGATTGTACGTATTGTGCCGGTTATTCCTCCTGAACTGCGTCCATTGGTTCCGTTGGATGGTGGCCGTTTTGCTACCTCTGACTTGAATGACTTGTATCGCCGTGTGATTATCCGTAACAACCGTTTGAAGAGACTGATTGAAATCAAGGCTCCCGAAGTGATTTTGCGTAACGAAAAACGTATGTTGCAGGAGGCTGTCGATTCCTTGTTCGATAACTCACGTAAATCAAGTGCAGTGAAGACTGACGCTAATCGTCCATTGAAATCACTGTCCGATAGCTTGAAGGGTAAGCAAGGACGTTTCCGTCAGAACTTGCTGGGTAAGCGTGTTGACTACTCTGCTCGTTCGGTAATCGTTGTTGGTCCTGAATTGAAGATGGGTGAATGTGGTATTCCTAAACTGATGGCTGCAGAGCTTTACAAGCCGTTTATCATCCGTAAGTTGATTGAACGTGGTATTGTGAAGACTGTAAAATCTGCAAAGAAGATTGTAGACCGCAAGGAGCCTGTGATCTGGGATATCTTGGAACATGTCATGAAAGGTCATCCTGTATTGCTGAACCGTGCGCCGACTCTGCACCGTTTGGGTATTCAGGCTTTCCAACCGCATATGATTGAAGGTAAAGCTATTCAGTTGCACCCATTGGCTTGTACAGCGTTCAATGCCGACTTCGATGGTGACCAGATGGCGGTTCACTTGCCTTTGAGTAATGATGCGATTCTGGAAGCACAGATGTTGATGCTTCAGGCTCATAACATTCTGAACCCTGCTAATGGTGCTCCTATTACTGTGCCTGCACAGGATATGGTACTTGGTTTGTATTATATTACCAAGTTGAGAAAAGGGGCTAAAGGTGAAGGCTTGACTTTCTACGGTCCGGAAGAGGCTTTGATTGCTTATAATGAAGGTAAAGTGGATATTCATGCTATCGTCAACGTAGTGGTGAAGGACTTGGACAAAGATGGCAAAATCGTAGATGTGATGATGAAAGAAACCTCCGTAGGGCGTGTGATTGTAAATGAAATCGTTCCGGCGGAAGTGGGGTACTTGAATACCATTATTTCCAAAAAGTCTTTGCGAGATATCATTAGTGATGTTATCAAAGCTGTCGGTGTTGCACGTGCTTGTGAATTCTTGGATGGTATTAAGAACTTAGGTTACTATATGGCGTTCAAGGGTGGTCTGTCATTTAACTTGGGTGATATTATTATCCCGAAAGAAAAAGAAGAACTGGTAAAACGTGGTAATGAGGAAGTGGAACAGATTATGATGAACTATAACATGGGTTTCATTACTGACAATGAACGTTATAACCAGGTTATCGATACATGGACTCACGTGAACAGTGACCTGTCTGATATACTTTACAAGACGATTAAGAATGATGACCAAGGCTTCAATTCAGTATTTATGATGCTTGACTCCGGGGCCCGTGGTTCTAAAGAGCAGATTCGTCAGTTGTCTGGTATGCGTGGTTTGATGGCGAAACCGCAGAAAGCCGGTGCTGAAGGCGCACAGATTATTGAAAACCCTATTCTTTCAAACTTTAAAGAAGGTTTGTCTGTGTTAGAGTATTTTATTTCTACCCACGGTGCTCGTAAAGGTTTGGCGGATACTGCGTTGAAGACTGCTGATGCGGGATACTTGACCCGTCGTCTGGTAGACGTGTCGCATGATGTGATTATTAATGAAGAAGACTGTGGAACACTTCGTGGTTTGGTTTGTACGGCCTTGAAGAATAACGATGAAGTTATTGCTACTTTGTACGAACGTATTCTAGGACGTGTTTCTGTACATGATATCGTCCATCCTACTACTGGTAAACTGATTGTAGCCGGTGGAGAGGAGATTACAGAGGATATTGCGCAGGAAATCGAGGATTCTCCGATTGAAAGCGTTGAAATCCGTTCGGTATTAACTTGTGAATCTAAGAAAGGGGTATGCGCTAAGTGTTATGGACGTAACTTGGCATCCAGTCGTATGGTTCAGAAAGGTGAAGCAGTCGGTGTAATCGCTGCTCAATCTATTGGTGAGCCGGGTACACAGTTGACATTGCGTACATTCCACGCCGGTGGTATCGCAGGTAATATGGCTGCTAATGCAAGCATTGTCGCCAAGAATAATGCACGTTTGGAATTCGAAGAATTACGTACGGTAGATACGGTTGATGAAATGGGTGAGGCTGTGAAAGTGGTAGTCGGTCGTTTGGCTGAAGTCCGCTTTATCGATGTGAATACAGGAATTATCCTGTCAACTCATAACGTGCCTTATGGTTCAAAATTATATGCTGCGGACGGTGATATTGTTGAGAAAGGAAAACTGATTGCTAAGTGGGATCCGTTCAACGCTGTTATCATCACAGAGGCTACTGGTAAGATTGAATTCGAGAGTGTGGTTGAAAACGTAACTTATAAGGTAGAGTCTGATGAAGCTACCGGTCTGCGTGAAATTATCATTATCGAGTCTAAGGATAAGACAAAAGTACCTTCTGCCCATATTGTAACCGAGGATGGTAATTTGATCCGTACTTATAACTTACCCGTGGGGGGGCATGTTGTGGTTGAAAACGGTCAGGCAGTGAAAGCTGGTGACATTATTGTGAAGATTCCTCGTGCTGTAGGCAAGGCTGGTGATATCACCGGTGGTCTTCCTCGTGTTACAGAGCTGTTTGAGGCTCGTAATCCATCTAATCCTGCTGTCGTTTCTGAAATAGACGGTGAAATTACTATGGGTAAGATTAAGCGTGGTAACCGTGAAATTATTGTCACATCTAAGACAGGTGAAGTGAAAAAGTATTTGGTGAATCTGTCTAAACAAATATTGGTTCAGGAGAATGACTACGTTCGTGCCGGAACTCCGCTGTCTGACGGTGCGATTACTCCTGCTGACATTTTGGCCATTAAAGGTCCCACGGCTGTACAGGAATACATCGTAAATGAAGTGCAAGACGTTTACCGTTTGCAGGGTGTGAAGATTAACGACAAACACTTTGAGATTATTGTTCGTCAAATGATGCGTAAGGTAGAAATCGATGAGCCGGGCGATACTCGCTTCTTGGAACAGCAGGTAGTGGATAAGCAAGAGTTTATGGAAGAAAACGATCGTATTTGGGGCAAGAAAGTAGTTGTTGACGCTGGTGATTCTCAGAATTTGCAGCCGGGTCAGATTGTTACTGCTCGTAAGTTGCGTGATGAGAACAGTATGTTGAAACGTCGTGACTTGAAGCCTGTTGAGGTACGTGATGCTATTCCTGCTACATCTACCCAGATTTTGCAAGGTATCACCCGTGCCGCTTTGGGAACTTCGAGTTTCATGTCTGCTGCATCATTCCAGGAAACAACGAAAGTTTTGAATGAAGCTGCTATTAATGGTAAGGTTGATAGATTGGAAGGTATGAAGGAAAATGTGATTTGTGGTCACTTGATTCCTGCTGGTACTGGTCAGCGTGAATTCGAAAAGATTATTGTTGGTTCGAAGGAAGAATATGACCGTATTCTTGCCAATCGTAAGAATGTACTCGATTATAGTGAGGTAGAGTAA
- the rpoB gene encoding DNA-directed RNA polymerase subunit beta — protein MSSNTENQRVNFASIKNPMKYPDFLEVQLKSFQDFLQLDTPPEKRKNDGLYKVFAENFPIADTRNNFVLEFLDYYIDPPHYSIDECLERGLTYSVPLKAKLKLYCTDPDHEDFDTVIQDVYLGPIPYMTPKGTFVINGAERVVVSQLHRSPGVFFGQSVHANGTKLYSARIIPFKGSWIEFATDINNVMYAYIDRKKKLPVTTLLRAVGFENDKDILEIFNLAEDVKVNKTNLKKVVGRKLAARVLKTWTEDFVDEDTGEVVSIERNEVIIDRETVIEEEHIDEIIDSGVQNILVHKEEANSSDYSIIFNTLQKDPSNSEKEAVLYIYRQLRNADPADDASAREVINNLFFSEKRYDLGEVGRYRINKKLGLTTDMDVKVLTKQDIIEIIKYLIELINSKADVDDIDHLSNRRVRTVGEQLSNQFAIGLARMSRTIRERMNVRDNEVFTPIDLINAKTISSVINSFFGTNALSQFMDQTNPLAEITHKRRLSALGPGGLSRERAGFEVRDVHYTHYGRLCPIETPEGPNIGLISSLCVYAKINELGFISTPYRKVADGKVDISDEGIEYLTAEEEEDKIIAQGNAPLDDEGKFVREKVKARRDADYPVVTPDQVELMDVSPQQIASIAASLIPFLEHDDANRALMGSNMMRQAVPLLRTEAPIVGTGIEKQLVEDSRTQIAAEGDGVVEYVDATTIRILYDRNEDEEFVSFEPALKEYRIPKFRKTNQSMTIDLRPTCDKGQRVKKGDILTEGYSTQGGELALGKNLLVAYMPWKGYNYEDAIVLNERVVREDLLTSVHVDEYILEVRETKRGMEELTSDIPNVSEEATKDLDENGIVRVGARIEPGDILIGKITPKGESDPSPEEKLLRAIFGDKAGDVKDASLKASPSLRGVVIDKKLFSRVIKSRSEKNADKAILPKLNDEFEEKAAKLKDILIEKLLVLTNGKVSQGVKDYLGTEVIAKGAKFTKRDLESLDYTIIQLSKWTADAHKNDMIRDLVMNYLKKYKELDAELKRKKFAITIGDELPAGIIQMAKVYIAKKRKIGVGDKMAGRHGNKGIVSRVVRQEDMPFLADGTPVDIVLNPLGVPSRMNIGQIFEAVLGRAGKELGVKFATPIFDGASMDDLNEWTDKAGLPRYCKTYLCDGGTGERFDQPATVGVTYMLKLGHMVEDKMHARSIGPYSLITQQPLGGKAQFGGQRFGEMEVWALEAFGAAHILQEILTIKSDDVVGRSKAYEAIVKGEPMPTPGIPESLNVLLHELRGLGLSINLE, from the coding sequence ATGTCTTCAAATACTGAAAATCAAAGAGTTAATTTTGCTTCCATTAAGAATCCGATGAAGTATCCGGATTTCTTGGAAGTGCAATTGAAGTCATTCCAAGACTTTTTACAGTTGGATACCCCGCCCGAAAAACGTAAGAATGACGGGCTGTACAAGGTATTTGCTGAAAACTTCCCTATCGCTGACACTCGTAATAACTTTGTCCTTGAATTCTTGGACTATTACATTGACCCGCCTCACTATTCAATAGACGAGTGTCTGGAGCGTGGCCTCACATACAGCGTGCCCTTGAAGGCGAAATTGAAGCTGTATTGTACTGATCCTGATCATGAAGATTTTGACACAGTCATTCAGGATGTTTATCTGGGTCCTATTCCGTATATGACTCCGAAAGGAACTTTTGTAATTAATGGTGCAGAACGTGTAGTCGTTTCTCAGTTGCATCGTTCTCCGGGGGTATTCTTTGGTCAGAGCGTACATGCTAACGGTACGAAATTGTATTCTGCCCGTATTATCCCGTTCAAAGGTTCATGGATCGAATTCGCAACAGACATCAATAATGTGATGTATGCGTATATCGACCGTAAAAAGAAATTGCCTGTTACTACTCTGCTGAGAGCTGTAGGCTTTGAAAATGATAAAGATATCCTCGAAATCTTTAACTTGGCTGAAGACGTTAAAGTTAACAAGACTAATTTGAAGAAAGTCGTAGGAAGAAAACTCGCTGCTCGTGTTTTGAAAACATGGACAGAAGATTTCGTAGATGAAGACACTGGTGAAGTAGTTTCTATTGAACGTAATGAGGTTATCATCGACCGTGAAACTGTAATTGAAGAGGAGCATATCGATGAAATTATTGATTCAGGCGTTCAGAATATCCTTGTTCACAAGGAAGAGGCGAATTCATCCGACTATTCTATTATATTTAATACTCTTCAGAAAGACCCGAGTAACTCTGAAAAAGAGGCTGTGCTTTATATCTACCGCCAGTTGCGTAATGCAGACCCGGCTGATGATGCCAGTGCCCGTGAGGTTATCAACAACCTGTTCTTCTCTGAAAAAAGATATGACCTTGGTGAAGTAGGCCGCTATAGAATCAACAAAAAGTTGGGTCTGACTACGGATATGGATGTGAAGGTATTGACAAAACAAGATATTATTGAAATCATCAAGTATCTGATTGAGTTGATTAATTCTAAAGCGGATGTTGATGATATTGACCACTTGAGCAACCGCCGTGTACGTACGGTAGGCGAGCAGTTGTCTAACCAGTTTGCGATTGGTTTGGCACGTATGTCTCGTACTATACGTGAACGTATGAACGTACGTGACAATGAAGTGTTTACACCGATTGATTTGATTAATGCAAAGACAATTTCTTCTGTTATCAATTCATTCTTTGGTACAAATGCTTTGTCTCAGTTCATGGATCAGACTAATCCGTTGGCTGAAATCACTCACAAGCGTCGTTTGTCAGCGTTAGGTCCTGGTGGTTTGTCACGTGAGCGTGCCGGTTTCGAGGTTCGTGACGTACACTATACTCACTATGGTCGTTTATGTCCGATCGAAACTCCTGAAGGTCCGAATATCGGTTTGATTTCTTCTTTGTGTGTGTATGCTAAGATTAATGAGCTTGGCTTTATTTCAACTCCTTATCGTAAAGTAGCTGATGGTAAGGTGGATATATCTGATGAAGGTATTGAATATCTGACAGCCGAAGAAGAAGAGGATAAGATTATCGCTCAGGGTAATGCCCCGTTGGATGATGAAGGTAAATTTGTTCGTGAGAAAGTAAAAGCCCGCCGTGATGCTGATTATCCGGTTGTTACTCCTGACCAAGTAGAGTTAATGGATGTTTCTCCACAGCAGATCGCTTCTATTGCTGCTTCTTTGATTCCGTTCTTGGAACATGACGATGCTAACCGTGCATTGATGGGATCGAATATGATGCGCCAGGCAGTTCCTTTGTTGCGTACAGAAGCTCCTATCGTAGGCACAGGTATTGAAAAACAATTGGTTGAAGACTCTCGTACTCAGATTGCTGCAGAAGGTGATGGTGTTGTAGAATATGTAGATGCAACGACTATCCGTATCCTGTACGATAGAAATGAAGATGAGGAATTCGTAAGCTTCGAACCTGCTTTGAAAGAATATAGAATTCCTAAATTCCGTAAAACCAACCAAAGCATGACTATTGACCTTCGTCCTACTTGTGATAAGGGCCAACGTGTGAAGAAGGGTGATATCCTGACTGAAGGATATTCAACTCAGGGTGGTGAGCTTGCATTGGGTAAAAACCTGTTGGTGGCTTATATGCCTTGGAAAGGTTATAATTACGAGGATGCTATTGTATTGAATGAACGCGTTGTACGTGAGGACTTGCTGACTTCTGTACACGTTGATGAATATATTTTGGAGGTCCGCGAAACGAAACGCGGTATGGAAGAATTAACTTCTGATATTCCTAATGTGAGTGAAGAAGCTACCAAAGATTTGGATGAAAACGGTATTGTACGTGTAGGTGCACGTATCGAACCGGGTGATATCTTGATTGGTAAGATTACTCCGAAAGGTGAATCAGATCCTTCTCCGGAAGAAAAATTGCTTCGTGCTATTTTCGGTGATAAGGCAGGTGATGTGAAGGATGCTTCATTGAAAGCTTCTCCGTCATTACGTGGTGTCGTTATTGACAAGAAGTTGTTCTCACGTGTTATCAAGAGTAGAAGTGAGAAGAATGCCGATAAGGCTATTCTGCCTAAACTGAATGATGAATTCGAAGAAAAGGCAGCAAAACTGAAAGATATTTTGATTGAGAAACTATTGGTTTTGACTAATGGTAAGGTTTCCCAAGGAGTGAAAGATTATTTGGGAACGGAAGTTATTGCCAAGGGGGCGAAGTTCACCAAACGCGATTTGGAATCATTGGATTATACTATTATCCAGTTGAGCAAGTGGACAGCTGATGCTCATAAGAATGATATGATTCGCGACTTGGTGATGAATTATTTGAAGAAATATAAAGAATTGGATGCTGAATTAAAGCGTAAGAAGTTTGCTATCACTATCGGTGATGAACTTCCTGCGGGCATTATTCAGATGGCTAAGGTTTATATTGCCAAGAAGCGTAAGATTGGTGTAGGTGATAAGATGGCGGGACGTCACGGTAACAAGGGTATTGTTTCTCGTGTGGTTCGTCAGGAAGATATGCCGTTCTTAGCAGATGGTACTCCAGTAGATATCGTATTGAATCCGTTGGGTGTGCCTTCTCGTATGAATATTGGTCAGATTTTCGAAGCCGTATTAGGTCGTGCCGGAAAAGAGTTGGGTGTGAAATTTGCTACTCCTATTTTTGATGGTGCTTCTATGGATGATTTAAATGAATGGACAGATAAAGCTGGATTGCCTCGTTATTGTAAGACTTATCTTTGTGATGGTGGTACAGGTGAACGCTTTGACCAACCTGCAACAGTGGGTGTAACTTATATGTTGAAACTAGGGCACATGGTTGAAGATAAGATGCATGCCCGTTCTATCGGTCCGTACTCCCTTATTACTCAGCAGCCGCTTGGTGGTAAGGCACAGTTCGGTGGTCAGCGTTTCGGAGAAATGGAAGTTTGGGCGCTTGAAGCATTCGGCGCAGCACATATCTTACAGGAAATTCTGACCATTAAGTCTGATGACGTTGTAGGACGCTCAAAGGCTTACGAAGCTATTGTGAAAGGTGAACCTATGCCAACTCCGGGTATCCCCGAATCTCTGAATGTATTGTTACACGAACTGAGAGGTCTTGGCTTGAGTATCAACCTTGAATAA
- the rplL gene encoding 50S ribosomal protein L7/L12: MADLKAFAEQLVNLTVKEVNELATILKEEYGIEPAAAAVAVAAGPAAGAAAAEEKTSFDVVLKSAGAAKLQVVKAVKEACGLGLKEAKDMVDGAPSTVKEGLAKDEAESLKKTLEEAGAEVELK; the protein is encoded by the coding sequence ATGGCAGATTTGAAAGCTTTTGCAGAACAATTAGTTAACTTGACAGTAAAAGAAGTTAATGAACTTGCAACTATCCTTAAAGAAGAATACGGTATTGAACCTGCTGCTGCAGCTGTAGCTGTTGCTGCTGGTCCTGCTGCTGGTGCAGCTGCTGCTGAAGAAAAAACATCTTTTGATGTAGTTTTGAAGAGCGCTGGTGCTGCAAAATTGCAGGTTGTTAAAGCCGTTAAAGAAGCATGTGGTCTTGGCTTGAAAGAAGCTAAAGACATGGTAGACGGTGCTCCTAGCACAGTAAAAGAAGGCTTGGCTAAAGACGAAGCTGAATCACTGAAGAAAACTTTGGAAGAAGCTGGAGCTGAAGTTGAGCTTAAATAA